Proteins encoded by one window of Streptomyces sp. LX-29:
- a CDS encoding ABC transporter substrate-binding protein: MEELGAADPRQVGRYRILARLGAGGMGRVYLGRSTSGRMVAVKVVRAELAEDPDFRRRFAREVEAARRVTGFFTAAVVDADPEGSPAWLATAYVPGLPLDAAIRAHGAWPRRSLLVLGAGLVEALEAIHATGLIHRDLKPSNVLIAVDGPRVIDFGISIATEASVLTRSGVVIGTPGFMSPEQVTGRQIGPASDVFSLGAVLAFAGTGTPPFGIGSPHSVNFRAVYEAPDLQGLPADTDLVARCLEKDPRGRPTVPELLAEYARLLGETDGPTDGGGLPKETAWLPEAVALAVTRPAGSGPAPADASADTPGGADGAEDAGAEGGAGSAPTPPDPRDALAKKRTPAPATPATPAPATPATPPTPVLATPAVTPAAPLPPPPLPSNSPPVPTRAPDRTPGQEPEGSPAPVFGPAAAAMTPQHLGGEPALASRWTPASPATTPGRPAARPGGRARARRIVAIAIAAALVGGGITALVENLGKDKNKSNNTGTGKSRGSSSPSGDTTSAAGFDAAVDKVVNPSSKKGGTLRLATAMDADSWDPARAYYGWVWNVQRLYSRTLLTYDAKPGAKGLELVPDLAEAQPEVSPDGKTYTVRIKSGLKFEDGTPITSQDVKYAIERTFAADVIDGGPTYLTELLDQGQNYRGPYKDSGGTGLKSVEAPDERTLVFRLDEPDSRFPHLLAMGATAPVPKSKDTGARYGSKPVASGPYRFDSYSPGKSLVLVRNSHWNPATDPMRKALPDRIELTVSAAPEQVAAHLMAGTADLDASQVGLPPAASAKLMADPKLKANADAPFSGVIRTVAMVSNTAPFDNKHCRKAVLYAADTTALQTAQGGPTTGSRYGNMLPPTVPGSDAYDPFDLTTGKPRLAKAKEELVACGRPNGFATKLVVRNNRPKDVASAEVLKQALKAAGIQVEIEQLEFTRYLDTVGNPSEVENKGYGLIMTNWGSDYPHGSGFLPPLADGRLILPNSNTNYAQVDDPAINTLFDQATAETDPDKVTELYRALNHRLTDGAHYLPVVAVRSLNYRNPRLTNVYVSRAYGMVDLQAVGVDGDDAG; encoded by the coding sequence TTGGAAGAGCTGGGTGCCGCAGACCCGCGGCAGGTGGGGCGCTACCGGATCCTCGCGCGCCTCGGCGCGGGCGGCATGGGCCGGGTGTATCTGGGTCGTTCCACCAGCGGCCGCATGGTCGCCGTGAAGGTGGTGCGCGCCGAACTCGCGGAGGACCCCGACTTCCGGCGCCGGTTCGCCCGGGAGGTCGAGGCGGCCCGACGGGTGACCGGGTTCTTCACCGCGGCGGTCGTCGACGCCGACCCCGAGGGCTCCCCCGCCTGGCTCGCCACCGCTTACGTCCCCGGCCTGCCGCTCGACGCGGCGATCCGTGCTCACGGGGCGTGGCCCCGACGGTCGTTACTCGTCCTGGGGGCCGGCCTGGTCGAGGCGCTGGAAGCCATTCACGCCACGGGGCTGATCCACCGGGACCTGAAGCCGTCGAACGTGCTGATCGCCGTCGACGGTCCGCGTGTCATCGACTTCGGCATCTCCATCGCCACGGAGGCGAGCGTCCTCACCCGGTCGGGCGTGGTGATCGGCACGCCCGGCTTCATGTCGCCCGAGCAGGTGACGGGACGTCAGATAGGCCCCGCCAGCGATGTGTTCTCGCTCGGCGCGGTCCTCGCCTTCGCTGGAACGGGTACGCCGCCGTTCGGCATCGGATCGCCGCACTCGGTGAACTTCCGTGCCGTGTACGAGGCCCCCGACCTCCAAGGGCTGCCCGCCGACACCGACTTGGTCGCCCGGTGTCTGGAGAAGGACCCCCGTGGTCGGCCCACGGTGCCGGAACTTCTGGCGGAGTACGCCCGGTTGCTCGGCGAGACGGATGGACCGACCGACGGGGGCGGGCTGCCCAAGGAGACCGCCTGGCTACCGGAGGCGGTGGCCTTGGCGGTCACCCGCCCGGCCGGTTCCGGTCCCGCGCCTGCGGACGCGTCGGCGGACACCCCGGGCGGTGCGGACGGTGCCGAGGATGCCGGCGCGGAGGGCGGTGCCGGGTCGGCCCCCACGCCGCCCGACCCCCGGGACGCCCTGGCCAAGAAGCGCACGCCGGCCCCGGCCACGCCCGCCACGCCGGCCCCGGCCACGCCCGCCACGCCGCCCACGCCGGTCCTGGCCACGCCCGCCGTGACGCCGGCCGCGCCGCTGCCGCCTCCGCCGCTGCCATCGAACTCACCGCCCGTACCGACGCGGGCACCGGACCGGACGCCGGGCCAGGAGCCGGAGGGGAGTCCGGCCCCGGTCTTCGGCCCGGCGGCCGCCGCGATGACCCCGCAGCACCTCGGTGGTGAGCCGGCCCTCGCCTCCAGGTGGACGCCCGCCTCTCCCGCCACCACCCCCGGCCGTCCCGCCGCCCGCCCGGGCGGCCGGGCCCGGGCTCGCCGCATCGTCGCGATCGCCATCGCGGCGGCGCTGGTCGGTGGCGGCATCACCGCCCTCGTCGAAAACCTGGGCAAGGACAAGAACAAGAGCAACAACACCGGTACCGGGAAAAGCAGAGGTTCGAGCTCGCCCTCCGGCGACACCACTTCCGCCGCCGGCTTCGACGCCGCCGTCGACAAGGTGGTCAACCCCTCCTCGAAGAAGGGCGGCACGCTCCGCCTTGCCACCGCCATGGACGCCGACTCCTGGGACCCGGCCCGCGCCTACTACGGCTGGGTCTGGAACGTGCAGCGGCTCTACAGCCGCACGCTGCTCACCTACGACGCCAAGCCCGGCGCAAAGGGCCTCGAACTCGTCCCGGACCTGGCCGAGGCGCAGCCCGAAGTGTCGCCCGACGGAAAGACGTACACCGTCAGGATCAAGTCCGGGCTGAAGTTCGAGGACGGCACGCCCATCACCTCCCAGGACGTCAAGTACGCGATCGAACGGACCTTCGCGGCGGACGTCATCGACGGCGGACCTACCTATCTCACGGAGCTTCTGGACCAGGGCCAGAACTACCGGGGCCCGTACAAGGACAGCGGCGGCACCGGTCTGAAGTCGGTCGAGGCGCCGGACGAGCGGACACTCGTCTTCCGTCTCGACGAGCCCGACTCGCGGTTCCCGCACCTGCTGGCCATGGGGGCGACCGCCCCCGTGCCCAAGTCGAAGGACACCGGCGCCCGTTACGGCTCGAAGCCGGTCGCGTCGGGGCCGTACCGGTTCGACTCGTACAGCCCGGGCAAGTCGCTCGTCCTGGTGCGCAACAGTCACTGGAACCCAGCGACCGACCCGATGCGCAAGGCGCTGCCCGACCGCATCGAGCTGACCGTCTCCGCCGCACCGGAGCAGGTGGCCGCGCACCTCATGGCAGGCACCGCCGACTTGGACGCGTCTCAGGTCGGCCTGCCCCCGGCCGCCTCCGCCAAGCTCATGGCCGACCCGAAACTGAAGGCCAACGCGGACGCCCCCTTCTCGGGCGTTATCCGAACCGTCGCGATGGTGTCCAACACGGCGCCCTTCGACAACAAGCACTGCCGTAAGGCCGTCCTGTACGCGGCCGACACCACCGCCCTCCAGACCGCGCAGGGCGGTCCGACCACGGGCTCCCGCTACGGCAACATGCTGCCCCCGACCGTTCCGGGCAGCGATGCCTACGACCCCTTCGACCTCACCACGGGCAAGCCCCGGCTCGCGAAGGCCAAGGAGGAACTCGTCGCCTGCGGACGCCCGAACGGCTTCGCCACCAAGCTCGTCGTACGCAACAACAGGCCCAAGGACGTGGCCTCCGCCGAGGTGCTCAAGCAGGCTCTGAAGGCCGCGGGCATCCAGGTCGAGATCGAACAGCTGGAGTTCACGCGGTACCTCGACACGGTCGGCAACCCCAGCGAGGTCGAGAACAAGGGCTACGGCCTCATCATGACCAACTGGGGCTCCGACTACCCCCACGGATCCGGCTTCCTGCCGCCGCTGGCCGACGGCCGCCTGATCCTCCCGAACAGCAACACCAACTACGCCCAGGTCGACGATCCGGCGATCAACACCCTGTTCGACCAGGCGACGGCGGAGACCGACCCCGACAAGGTGACCGAGCTCTACCGCGCCCTCAACCACAGACTCACCGACGGCGCCCATTACCTCCCGGTCGTCGCCGTGAGATCCCTCAACTACCGCAACCCCCGCCTCACCAATGTGTACGTCAGCCGGGCCTACGGCATGGTCGACCTCCAGGCGGTCGGCGTCGACGGGGACGACGCGGGCTGA
- a CDS encoding IPT/TIG domain-containing protein: protein MAPDPTTAQVTVTLAALAATGATPRPSGETLQQQTERIITGINAQLSDPSLATQGAWKLVWLALSEANANMAYIARSTNGSNEFAVIARGTDADLIDILEDLDVGTVVPFPESGSPKPIAVSKGAMDAFTRVVNARSIASPSPNATLAQALTAALNSAPASPQPTVYLTGHSLGGCIATMLALYLQAQTWPKQPKFAVITYAAPTAGVQSFADYFDSVPWVIDERHNNAYDLVPHAWADLDTTAGWYPSPGPQATDEVKLLIGAISQRTKGNVYVQPGTLCPMNTSYTSLAKNLVNKTTQDFLGQVAFQHANSTYLDLVGAPAVPSAPVVTSVTPTFGEPGATVTINGTGFSKDSMVDFGHFACPTRNVDSDSRITAKVPNGTGVVHVRVTNTLGTSPAVAMGQFAYGGPAPVVVSAVSPTSGKVDTLVTISGSGFAHGATVHFKDKPSDAVTFLSTGQITATAPGQLDDHQTVNVTVTVGKATSPTSPADEFTYTGR, encoded by the coding sequence ATGGCACCCGATCCGACTACCGCCCAGGTGACCGTGACCCTGGCTGCCCTCGCAGCCACCGGGGCCACCCCACGTCCGTCCGGGGAAACCCTGCAACAACAGACCGAACGAATCATCACCGGCATCAACGCGCAACTGAGCGATCCCAGCCTTGCGACGCAGGGTGCGTGGAAGCTGGTGTGGCTCGCCCTGAGCGAGGCCAACGCGAACATGGCCTACATCGCACGGAGCACCAACGGCTCGAACGAGTTCGCCGTAATCGCTCGCGGAACGGACGCCGATCTGATCGACATCCTCGAGGACCTCGATGTCGGCACAGTCGTCCCGTTCCCCGAAAGCGGATCGCCGAAGCCCATCGCCGTTTCCAAGGGGGCGATGGACGCGTTCACACGGGTTGTCAACGCCCGCTCGATCGCCTCACCCTCCCCGAACGCCACGCTCGCTCAGGCGCTCACCGCCGCGCTCAACTCGGCGCCCGCCTCGCCGCAGCCGACCGTCTACCTGACCGGTCACAGCCTGGGCGGTTGCATCGCCACCATGCTCGCGCTGTACCTGCAGGCACAGACCTGGCCGAAACAGCCGAAGTTCGCGGTGATCACCTATGCCGCTCCCACCGCCGGCGTACAGAGCTTCGCCGACTACTTCGACTCCGTGCCGTGGGTCATCGACGAGCGCCACAACAACGCCTACGACCTGGTACCGCACGCGTGGGCCGATCTCGACACCACCGCCGGCTGGTACCCGAGCCCGGGACCGCAGGCGACCGACGAAGTGAAGCTGCTCATCGGGGCGATCTCCCAGCGCACCAAGGGCAACGTCTACGTCCAGCCGGGCACGCTCTGTCCGATGAACACCAGCTACACGAGCCTTGCCAAGAACCTGGTCAACAAGACCACCCAGGACTTCCTCGGCCAGGTCGCCTTCCAGCACGCCAACTCCACCTACCTGGACCTGGTGGGGGCGCCTGCCGTCCCTTCCGCGCCGGTGGTGACCAGCGTGACCCCCACCTTCGGCGAACCAGGCGCCACGGTGACCATCAACGGCACCGGTTTCAGCAAGGACAGCATGGTCGACTTCGGCCACTTCGCCTGCCCCACGCGCAACGTCGACTCCGACAGCAGGATCACCGCCAAGGTCCCCAACGGAACCGGCGTCGTCCACGTCCGCGTCACCAACACCCTCGGCACCTCCCCGGCCGTCGCGATGGGGCAGTTCGCCTATGGCGGACCCGCACCTGTGGTGGTCAGTGCGGTCAGCCCGACCAGCGGAAAGGTCGACACCCTGGTCACCATCAGCGGCTCGGGCTTCGCCCATGGCGCCACCGTGCACTTCAAGGACAAGCCATCCGATGCGGTCACGTTCCTCTCCACCGGCCAGATCACCGCAACCGCGCCCGGTCAGCTCGACGACCACCAGACGGTGAACGTCACCGTGACGGTCGGCAAGGCCACCTCTCCCACCAGCCCGGCCGACGAGTTCACCTACACCGGACGGTAG
- a CDS encoding glyoxalase has protein sequence MVMATTTSTAANTSLASVTLEVADLEAARRFYSAFGVDTYIRLRASEAHSTGFRGFTLALTVSGPATVDGFVGAAVDAGATVLKPAAKSLWGYSGVVQAPDGTIWKIATSAKKDTGPATREIDEVVLLLGVEGVKATKQFYVGRGLTVAKSFGGKYAEFAPGQSSPVKLALYKRRALAKDLGVPADGTGSHRIVLGGTADAFTDPDGFAWQAAASLAPTPS, from the coding sequence ATGGTCATGGCAACCACCACTTCCACCGCCGCCAACACGTCCCTCGCGTCCGTCACCCTTGAGGTAGCCGACCTTGAGGCCGCTCGCCGCTTCTACAGCGCCTTCGGCGTGGACACGTACATACGCCTGCGGGCGTCCGAGGCGCACTCCACCGGATTCCGCGGCTTCACCCTGGCCCTCACGGTGTCCGGGCCGGCCACCGTCGACGGCTTCGTCGGCGCCGCCGTGGACGCCGGCGCCACGGTGCTGAAGCCCGCCGCGAAGTCGCTGTGGGGCTACAGCGGCGTCGTCCAGGCCCCGGACGGGACGATCTGGAAGATCGCGACCTCGGCGAAGAAGGACACCGGCCCCGCCACCCGCGAGATCGACGAGGTCGTCCTGCTGCTCGGCGTCGAGGGCGTGAAGGCCACCAAACAGTTCTACGTCGGCCGGGGCCTGACCGTGGCCAAGAGCTTCGGTGGCAAGTACGCCGAGTTCGCCCCCGGTCAGTCCAGCCCCGTCAAGCTGGCGCTGTACAAGCGTCGTGCCCTTGCCAAGGACCTCGGCGTCCCCGCCGACGGCACCGGCTCGCACCGCATCGTCCTCGGCGGCACCGCCGACGCCTTCACCGACCCGGACGGGTTCGCCTGGCAGGCTGCCGCGTCGCTCGCCCCCACGCCGTCCTGA
- a CDS encoding AraC family transcriptional regulator gives MCKPEWQRARVQAQRLADLARLRRVRDRIDREYAQPLNVEALARDVNMSAGHLSRQFRAAYGESPYAYLMTRRIERATALLRRGDLSVTEVCFTVGCASLGTFTTRFTELVGMPPGAFRRQAADAADAAADHVDAAGTARDAGSALTVEGMPACVAKQVSRPVRNREAPAAAQPLA, from the coding sequence ATGTGTAAGCCTGAATGGCAGCGTGCGCGCGTGCAGGCGCAGCGTCTGGCTGATCTCGCGCGGCTGCGCCGCGTCCGCGACCGGATCGACAGGGAGTACGCGCAGCCGCTGAACGTGGAGGCGCTCGCCCGTGATGTGAACATGTCCGCCGGGCACCTGAGTCGGCAGTTCCGGGCCGCCTACGGTGAGTCGCCGTACGCGTACCTGATGACGCGTCGCATCGAGCGGGCGACGGCGCTGCTGCGGCGGGGCGACCTCAGCGTCACCGAGGTCTGCTTCACGGTCGGCTGCGCGTCGCTGGGAACGTTCACCACCCGCTTCACCGAACTGGTCGGCATGCCGCCCGGAGCCTTCCGGCGCCAGGCGGCGGATGCGGCGGATGCGGCGGCCGACCATGTCGATGCTGCGGGTACGGCCCGCGACGCGGGGTCGGCGCTCACGGTGGAGGGGATGCCGGCGTGCGTGGCGAAGCAAGTCTCAAGACCGGTCAGGAATCGAGAAGCCCCGGCCGCCGCGCAGCCCCTAGCGTGA
- a CDS encoding VOC family protein — MDITIHTTSLPHDDPDASLAFYRDVLGFEVRSDVGQGRMRWITVGPAGQPGTSILLAPPAADPGVTEDERRMIAEMMAKGTYGWILLATPDLDATFEKVQAGDTEVVQEPTEQPYGVRDCAFRDPAGNLVRIQELR; from the coding sequence ATGGACATCACCATTCACACGACTTCTCTTCCGCACGACGACCCGGACGCGTCGCTCGCCTTCTACCGCGACGTCCTCGGCTTCGAGGTCCGCAGCGATGTCGGGCAGGGCAGGATGCGCTGGATCACGGTCGGCCCGGCCGGTCAGCCGGGCACGTCGATCCTTCTGGCGCCGCCTGCCGCCGATCCCGGCGTCACCGAGGACGAGCGCCGCATGATCGCCGAGATGATGGCCAAGGGGACCTACGGCTGGATCCTGCTGGCCACCCCGGACCTCGACGCCACGTTCGAGAAGGTGCAGGCCGGTGATACCGAGGTCGTCCAGGAGCCGACCGAGCAGCCGTACGGCGTTCGCGACTGCGCGTTCCGCGATCCCGCGGGCAACCTGGTCCGCATCCAGGAGCTGCGCTGA
- a CDS encoding caspase family protein: MIAGANCHVLRNPASTVEVGTALSRAAEQASDLLLVYYGGHGLLDDDGMLHLALPDTQSARPGWTGIPLDLLKRDLSRARAKARVLLLDCCFSGRAVTAMANPRNLVFGQSELSGTYILTSTTATSPSHAPPGERYTAFTGALLDALGSAEPLTLDGIYAHVDTALASRGLPRPRRQAVNTAGGLALVRGPVPIGVAPHRPPHKTPVCFASPPALTSARRRARGIGCVVPAFLTLLMAVLYPRVVLGHGWFIVAIVLLLPALLSWYRAADDSESERLVISAEGLALDLMVNQEPLTSICIPWSDISYLGVLRQPPWEPWWAVRTNVLVVRPRAEVAVPEPTDLLKGRTYYFRGRLFQHSSYVLLTDLGTVRADPELLRRAIEDFGGAAPYRTERQLFELDPWLAPGR; this comes from the coding sequence GTGATCGCGGGAGCGAACTGCCACGTCCTCCGCAATCCCGCCTCGACCGTCGAGGTCGGCACCGCCCTCTCCCGGGCTGCCGAACAGGCGAGTGACCTGCTGCTGGTCTACTACGGCGGCCATGGGTTGCTGGACGACGACGGCATGCTGCATCTGGCACTGCCCGACACGCAGTCGGCCCGCCCAGGGTGGACGGGCATCCCGCTCGACCTGCTCAAGAGGGACCTGAGCCGGGCGAGGGCAAAGGCCCGGGTCCTGCTACTCGACTGCTGCTTCTCGGGGCGGGCTGTCACGGCCATGGCGAATCCGCGCAATCTGGTGTTCGGCCAGTCGGAGCTGTCCGGCACGTACATCCTCACGTCGACCACGGCAACCTCCCCCTCGCACGCGCCACCCGGCGAGCGGTACACCGCGTTCACCGGCGCTCTGCTGGACGCCCTGGGCTCCGCCGAGCCACTGACGCTCGACGGGATCTACGCACACGTGGACACTGCGCTGGCCAGCCGGGGTCTCCCCCGTCCCCGGCGCCAGGCGGTCAACACCGCAGGTGGCCTCGCCCTGGTGCGCGGACCCGTGCCGATCGGCGTCGCACCCCACCGCCCTCCGCACAAGACACCCGTCTGCTTCGCCAGTCCCCCGGCTCTGACGAGTGCCCGGCGGCGCGCCAGGGGCATCGGGTGCGTAGTGCCGGCTTTCCTCACGTTGCTCATGGCCGTCCTGTACCCGAGGGTCGTGCTGGGGCACGGCTGGTTCATCGTCGCCATTGTTCTGCTGCTCCCGGCGCTCTTGTCGTGGTACCGCGCGGCAGACGACAGCGAGTCCGAACGACTCGTGATCAGCGCCGAGGGCCTGGCGCTCGATCTCATGGTCAATCAGGAGCCGCTCACATCCATATGCATACCCTGGAGTGACATCTCCTACCTGGGCGTACTGCGACAACCCCCATGGGAACCGTGGTGGGCAGTGCGCACGAATGTCCTCGTGGTACGGCCTCGAGCCGAGGTCGCCGTACCGGAGCCTACCGACCTGCTCAAGGGCCGTACGTACTACTTTCGTGGCCGCTTGTTCCAGCACTCGTCCTACGTTCTCCTGACGGATCTCGGCACAGTGCGCGCGGATCCGGAACTCCTGAGACGGGCGATCGAGGACTTCGGAGGAGCTGCCCCGTACCGCACGGAGCGACAGCTCTTCGAACTCGATCCATGGCTGGCACCAGGTCGCTGA